The nucleotide sequence attgcccccctccccaggttgTGTGTATCTGTCGGGGGGGTTAGCTCTGCCCtctattccccccctccccaggttgGGTATATCTGTCGGGGGGGGGTTAGCTTTGCCCtctagccccccctccccaggttgTGTATATCTGTCGGGGGGGGAGTTAGTTCTGCCTCTATTCCCCCGCCtagctccccccctccccaggttgTGTGTAtctgtcgggggtggggggcaggtgttGCGTCCCTGGCCCCCGGGCTGTGTGCATCCGTAACGGGGGGGGCAGGGTTGCAGCCCTGGTCCCCCCAACACTTTCCCGCCGGCTGTGGGGCTTGGTCGGGGGGGTGGCGGGCGGCAGGCGGAAGGGCAGTGGCCGGCTGGGCGCGGCAGAGCGAGTCCCCGGCAGGGCCCGGCCCGTCAGCACTTCCCCGCggcagcagcggggctggggtgcCCGGAGGCGGCTGGTGCGCTCCGCGCTGACCTCGCTCCCGCTGGCTCCGTGTCGCTGCAGAGATCCGCCGCCTCCGCCtccccgcgccgcgccgcgccgcgggCCCCAGCCGCCGCCATGGCCTCCTGCACCTCGGACAAGCCCCCGAGCAGCTCGGCCGGCAGCGGCCCGCTCCCCGCGGCGCAGCAGGCGGCGGCCGGCGCCGAGCAGGACTGGGCAGCGGCCAAGGCTTTCTACGACCGCCTGGTGTCCACCAAGCGACCCCGCCCGGTGAGTGCAGCCGGCGGCAGCCCGGCGTGGGGGCCGCGGGCTCTCCGGGGCTCCTAAACAGCCGTGGCTGTTTCCTGCCTCCTCTCTCCGCTACGCGCCCCGCCTGTCGGCCACCCGCTGCCGATGCTGCCCAGCCAACCCCCCGCGCCTGGCTTCCCCGGGTGCCACCCGCCTCTTCTCCTCCCTGGCTCACTGGGTGCCAGCCCACCCTCTGCTTCCTGGATACTCCCCCCCAAGTCCCGTGTTATCCTCGCCGGCTgtcccccctcctctcctcccggggagcCGGCCTCCTCGCCGTgtgtccccccgtcctctcctcccggggagcCGGCCTCCTCGCCGTgtgtccccccgtcctctcctcccggggagcCGGCCTCCTCGCCGTgtgtccccccgtcctctcctcccggggagcCGACCTCCTCGCCGTgtgtccccccgtcctctcctcccggggtGCCGGCCTCCTCCTCGTGTGTCacccccgtcctctcctcccggggtGCCGGCCTCCTCCCCATGTCTCACCCCATCCTCTCCTCCCGGGGTGCCGGCCTCCTCCCCGTGTGTcccccccgtcctctcctcccggggacccTGCCTCCTCGCCGGCtgtccccccgtcctctcctcccggggaccctgcctcctccccgtgtgtccccccgtcctctcctcccggggaccctgcctcctccccgtgtgtccccccgtcctctcctcccggggagcccggcctcctccccgtgtgtcccccccgtcctctcctcccggggagccggcctcctccccgtgtggtccccccgtcctctcctcccggggtGCCGGCCTCCTCGCCGTgtgtccccccgtcctctcctcccggggtgccggcctcctccccgtgtgtcccccgtcctctcctcccggggacccGGCCTCCTCGCCGTGTGTCacccccgtcctctcctcccggggaccctgcctcctcgccgtgtgtccccccgtcctctcctcccggggacccTGCCTCCTCGCCGGCtgtccccccgtcctctcctcccggggagcCGGCCTCCTCGCCGTgtgtccccccgtcctctcctcccggggacccTGCCTCCTCGCCGGCtgtccccccgtcctctcctcccggggagccggcctcctccccgtgtgtcccccgtcctctcctcccggggagccggcctcctccccgtgtgtccccccgtcctctcctcccggggacccTGCCTTCTCCCCGTGTGTCCCCCCGTCCTCTACTCCCGGGGAGCCGGCCTCCTCCCCGTgtgtccccccgtcctctcctcccggggaccctgcctcctcgccgtgtgtccccccgtcctctcctcccggggaccctgcctcctccccgtgtgtccccccgtcctctcctcccggggaccctgcctcctccccatgtctcaccccatcctctcctcccggggagcCGGCCTCCTCGCCGTgtgtccccccgtcctctcctcccggggaccctgcctcctccccgtgtgtccccccgtcctctcctcccggggaccctgcctcctccccatgtctcaccccatcctctcctcccggggtgccggcctcctccccgtgtgtccccccccgtcctctcctcccggggtgccggcctcctccccgtgtgtccccccgtcctctcctcccggggtGCCGGCCTCCTCGCCGTGTGtcccccgtcctctcctcccggggagccggcctcctccccgtgtgtccccccgtcctctcctcccggggtGCCGGCCTCCTCGCCGGgtgtccccccgtcctctcctcccggggaccctgcctcctccccgtgtgtccccccgtcctctcctcccggggacccTGCCTCCTCGCCGTGTCTCaccccgtcctctcctcccggggtGCCAGCCTCCTCGCCGTGTGtcaccccctcctctcctcccggggagccggcctcctccccgtgtgtcacccccgtcctctcctcccggggaccctgcctcctccccgtgtgtcacccccatcctctcctcccggggacccTGCCTCCTCGCCGTGTGTcccccccgtcctctcctcccggggagccggcctcctccccgtgtgtcccccccgtcctctcctcccggggaccctgcctcctcgccgtgtgtccccccgtcctctcctcccggggagccggcctcctccccgtgtgtccccccgtcctctcctcccggggacccTGCCTCCTCGCCGGGTGTcccccccgtcctctcctcccggggagccggcctcctccccgtgtgtccccccgtcctctcctcccggggaccctgcctcctcgccgtgtgtccccccgtcctctcctcccggggaccctgcctcctcgccgtgtgtccccccgtcctctcctcccggggaccctgcctcctcgccgtgtgtccccccgtcctctcctcccggggaccctgcctcctcgccgtgtgtccccccgtcctctcctcccggggacccTGCCTCCTCGCCGGCtgtccccccgtcctctcctcccggggtGCCGGCCTCCTCCCCGTGTGTCACCCCATTCTCTCCTCCCGGGGACCCTCCCTCCTCGCCGGCtgtccccccgtcctctcctcccggggagccggcctcctccccgtgtgtccccccgtcctctcctcccggggaccctgcctcctccccgtgtgtccccccgtcctctcctcccgggtgccggcctcctccccgtgtgtccccccgtcctctcctcccggggagcCGGCCTCCTCGCCGTGTGTcccccccgtcctctcctcccggggaccctgcctcctccccgtgtgtccccccgtcctctcctcccggggagccggcctcctccccgtgtgtcccccccgtcctctcctcccggggaccctgcctcctcgccgtgtgtccccccgtcctctcctcccggggagcCGGCCTCCTCGCCGTgtgtccccccgtcctctcctcccggggagcCGGCCTCCTCGCCGGgtgtccccccgtcctctcctcccggggaccctgcctcctccccgtgtgtcacccccatcctctcctcccggggaccctgcctcctcgccgtgtgtccccccgtcctctcctcccggggagccggcctcctccccgtgtgtccccccgtcctctcctcccggggaccctgcctcctccccgtgtgtccccccgtcctctcctcccggggaccctgcctcctcgccgtgtgtccccccgtcctctcctcccggggagccggcctcctccccgtgtgtccccccgtcctctcctcccggggacccTGCCTCCTCGCCGGCtgtccccccgtcctctcctcccggggagcCGGCCTCCTCGCCGTgtgtccccccgtcctctcctcccggggaccctgcctcctccccgtgtgtccccccgtcctctcctcccggggagccggcctcctccccgtgtgtccccccgtcctctcctcccggggagccggcctcctccccgtgtgtccccccgtcctctcctcccgggaccctgcctcctccccgtGTGTCCCCCCGTCCTCTACCTCCCGGGACCGGCCTCCTCCCCGTgtgtccccccgtcctctcctcccggggacccTCCTCCTCGCCGTGTgtccccccgcctctcctcccgTGAGCCGGCCTCCTCGCCGTgtgtccccccgtcctctcctcccggggacccggcctcctccccgtgtgtcccccctcctctcctcccggggaccctgcctcctccccatgtctcaccccatcctctcctcccggggtgccggcctcctccccgtgtgtcccccccgtcctctcctcccggggagcCGGCCTCCTCCCCgtgtccccccgtcctctcctcccggggagcCGGCCTCCTCGCCGTgtgtccccccgtcctctcctcccggggtgccggcctcctccccgtgtgtccccccgtcctctcctcccggggtGCCGGCCTCCTCGCCGGgtgtccccccgtcctctcctcccggggaccctgcctcctccccgtgtgtccccccgtcctctcctcccggggaccctgcctcctcgccgtgtgtccccccgtcctctcctcccggggaggtcctcgggggggggggtggggtgggagcttcCTCCTCNNNNNNNNNNNNNNNNNNNNNNNNNNNNNNNNNNNNNNNNNNNNNNNNNNNNNNNNNNNNNNNNNNNNNNNNNNNNNNNNNNNNNNNNNNNNNNNNNNNNTGATTGCAAGAGTGCAAGTAAGCTGGTATCCCAGCTCCAGATGAccccatgtttcagaggaagTGGGGAAAGTAGCTTTTGCTCAGTAAGGTATTGGGACAACTATACATCAAAGACAGATCTTAATATTTCAGAAATTTCACTCTGTTCAGATAATAACTGTATTTTGTTTGTGTTAGGACAAAAACAGCAGGGTTGCACCTTGTCATATTTCGTTTGTTTCCTCTGTATCTGAGATTTTCATGCCTGTTTTTAGGTTTATCGATTGAACGCTTCTGTATGACTGGTGGAGAAAGCCCTATTGGTTACCTAACAGCATATCTTACCAACTTATACCTTTCTGCTGACTCTGAAAAAGTCCAAGAAGCTATAGAAGCAGGTTTGAATTGGCTCTTACCTTGGTTTATTTCCCACTTAAGCCTATTAACACATGAACTCAAAAATTACATGCATCTTTTTCACAGGAGATGTAATATTTCAATAAATGGAGCGCAATCCATATATGTAATATCAAATTGTCACTGATTTTATTTAATGATTATTATCCTTCTGCTTGGATTCTGTTTCTTATAATGCCCCTCTTTGCCCCTGCACTGTGCCAGGAATGCCAGCCTAACCAATCCTTTTCTTtatctcttgctcccagcttcaTGTCTTCATCCATGCTGCCCTCTCCCTTGCATGACCACCAGAGTACCAGTCCTCCCTCCTGTCTCACTCAAATTCCTCCTGATGTCACCTTTCCTCTGATGCCAAAAATTAGTCAACATCCAGTGCCTTCTGCACTACAACATTAGAAAGAAGAGAGTgagcttaaaataaaaataataaataagttgGAATAAATATTGTCCTCAGAATTTCCCAGTATTTCTTATCTTAAGTGTGacttagggtccaatcctgcaaacacttatgatTGAAAGTAACTATTCATGAGAATAAtctcacttaaatcaatgggactgcttgcatATATAAAGTTACTCCTATGCATAAATATATCCGGGGTCAGGGCCTTAGACTGTAAGTGCCTCTGGGCAGTGAAGTTGTACCCATTCTGTGTCTATGCCACagcaataaaaattaataatagtgAGTCCACTGGAAACTGCTAATTGAGCTTCTGATGTATTTTCAGGCATTGCATCTGCTACAATGTTCACTGCAAATAAAGACATACCTTACTGTGATAAGCAGTTGAGGGTGGCATTTGATGGGGATGCTGTTCTCTTTTCCGATGAATCAGAGCAGATCGTCAAAGAGCATGGATTAGATAGATTTTATGAACATGAACAGATGAATGAGAATAAGCCCCTTGCACAGGTATCTGCTTCTTGAACTGTTAAGACAACTTTGCTTTTTTATTGCTAAATTGTAGTTGGTACTTGATTTTGTTTTTCGTATGTGtacattatttttctcttaaatttaTACATTAATGTGTCTTGATCTTCATGGATGTTTTATTTGTGATTCAAAGAACCTTTTAATTGTAACATCAATTTCATTATACATGCTTGGATTTCCTTGTTCACGGACAGTCTTTAGAATGCATGTTTGatatttaagggcctgatcctgcagtccttacacaGGACTCCCATTTCATTGGGAGTATTGCATGAGGAAGAACATGAGGTTCTTGTAGCTACCTCTAGAGGTATTTTCATTTAATCATCCCctagaggcctgatccaaagtccactgaactCATTGAAAAAGactactattgatttcaatggattttgggTCTGGTCCTAAGTAAAGTGAACATGGCAGCCTATATCCATTCATAGCAATCAGCCCCACCTCCAAACACACTGCTTTGGAATGTTTGGTCAGTATTTGTGATCCTTTGTTTCCCTCTGTGCATGTAACAGTATGCACATGTCTGGGCTTGGAATGTAATATCCATTCATACTTTGCTCCACTTTTTATTGTCATATGGAACAGCTATTGTACATCTCTCAATAACATATTAATAAACAGTTGGCATTTGCTTCAAATGCCAGAATGGTCCAAGTGTAATATTTATGTTCATTGTCAAACAGAATTATGATGTTTGTCCAGGAATGCAAACATGTTAGAATCAACTTAAAccaactttattttcatttacactggtataaatcagaataagggcctgatcttTGAAAGCAATGGGAACTGTAGGTACTCAGTGTGTCAGAGTTTGACccaaaatagtttttgtttttaattttgggcCTCCTCCTTCTGTCACtcaaactggtgtaaatctaaaggaactccacagaagtcaatgtttTTACATGAGTGTAAAAAATCATtatgagaacagaatcaggtgTCGTTAAAAAGCAAAAGATATGTTTTTCATTTCATGAACTCTGGACAGAAATTATAACTGTGTATTGGGGCTCTCCAGCCCCAGTCAGGGTTAGGACCCCTCTGAATTAGGCACTGTAGAGAAATATAGATTTAcaagatccctgccccaaagatcatACAATCTAAGAAGACAGGCAACTTCAAAAAGAGTAAGAGGGATGCACTGAAATATATAGAAATTGTTACATACAAATATACTTTGTGGTGGGAGGGCATTCTATTATGCAAATAGGTATTGGTATTCAGCGGTTGCCCCATACAGCCAAGCTGTCATTTGCTGGTTGGTTTTCTTTGTAGGCATTGTGTTGAGAAAGGATTCCAAGGAGGAGAAGGTTATGGATCATGGAAGGAGTTCTATACATAAGGGCAAGCATGGAAGAAAGTACAGAGATGtttgtgggagaagaggaaaaacaTTAAACATGTTTCTGATATTTTATACCTAGGGTCCTTTGAAAGGTTTTCTGGAAGACTTAGGGAAGCTGCAGAAGAAATTCTATGCAAAAGACAAACGATTAGATTGTCCTATAAGGACCTACCTCGTCACAGCTAGAAGTGCAGCAAGTTCTGGAGCCAGAGTGCTGAAGACTCTCCGTAGCTGGGGTTTGGAGATTGAGGCACTTTCCTTGCAGGAGCTCCTAAAGGACCAATTTTGGTGAAAATCCGGCCTCATATTTTCTTTGATGATCAGATGTTTCACATTGAAGGAGCACAACAACTGGGTACTGTAGCAGCACATGTACCTTATGGCATTGGTCAGAAGTACAACAAATCCAAACCTAAAAATGACACTGTTAAAAAATAGCTTTCCTTTAACTTAGACAGCCTCTAACACATCAATAGTTAAGTCTGAAAACTCTACATTTGTATATTATAAGGAGTGTTTAAAGATTTGACCTCTGTAgctaaagaaattttaaaaaaatattttaatatgggcatgtttttaatagatttttaatagTACTCTTGAAcactttttggtttggtttgctaGGTTTAGCACTgtagtttttttttatattaggAAAAGTCTTGTATTGTTTTTATAGTTTAAGACATATTTTAAAGACTTATAAATGTGTGACTTCTCTGAAAGAGCTGTAAATGGGCTATTTATAACATGAATCATGCTGCATAAAGAATATTTacaggttattttttaaaagaccaaAAACATGGTGCGAGTATGTTTACCTATTCAGTGATTGTGTCATCATGAATCTTTGATTTGTATGGGTGATTTGTAATTCCAGTGGAAACTGTTAGTTTATTTGGCCTTGTGTTTACAGGAACCCCTTATTTTTCTAAACTATTTTTCCTACTTGAATAAAGCTGACTTTGCAGAACATTGCCATTTTTCTGtgttgggagtggggtgggggggattttttttccctcaacaAGGATCACTCAGAAGTTATGGCTCTTCTGAGGCCTATGTAAAATGAGTTTGGTGACCTCAGTTCAGTTTCTGGTCGACCAGTGTCCACTTAAACACCACATTAATGTTCATTTGCACCATTGTTGATAAGCTGAGCAGAGGACCAAAGAATGACTGGGTATGGGAAAGTGAATATCCACACCATGCACCTTCCCATCCAACCACCAGTCCATCTAGAACATGAAGTGTGTTGGCCAGGGCATAGTTAGTAGGCTTACAATGCTTCAGTTTGTGTTGATCTATAGATAGAGGACATATTCTCCAGAGCAGTGAGTCCTTAACCAATCATGAGCACTAAAGTGTGTGaggagaaaaatgtaaaaaagatcCTACTTTTCTTATTATGTTATACGTTTGTTCATCAGTAGTCAGACTCTAAATTGACAATGAAGGTTCTATTCTTTGATGTTTTAGTTATGCAAGCTTACCTTCAAATATGTCAGCTACATGTTGCAAGATGTCAGCAATGTAAGATACTCAAGAACACATTctagcttcctcaggagttgtagtaactactcagagaagcctgactagcctgccttaattgattctagaagcttcttgattggcttcaggtgttctaatcagcctgtcttaattgtctccagaaggttcctgattgttctggaaccttccctgttaccttacccagggaaaggggacctacttagcctggggctaatatatctgccttctattac is from Dermochelys coriacea isolate rDerCor1 chromosome 3, rDerCor1.pri.v4, whole genome shotgun sequence and encodes:
- the LOC119852645 gene encoding LOW QUALITY PROTEIN: cytosolic 5'-nucleotidase 1B-like (The sequence of the model RefSeq protein was modified relative to this genomic sequence to represent the inferred CDS: inserted 1 base in 1 codon), which translates into the protein MASCTSDKPPSSSAGSGPLPAAQQAAAGAEQDWAAAKAFYDRLVSTKRPRPVSAAGGSPAWGPRALRGSVCVRTKTAGLHLVIFRLFPLYLRFSCLFLGLSIERFCMTGGESPIGYLTAYLTNLYLSADSEKVQEAIEAGIASATMFTANKDIPYCDKQLRVAFDGDAVLFSDESEQIVKEHGLDRFYEHEQMNENKPLAQGPLKGFLEDLGKLQKKFYAKDKRLDCPIRTYLVTARSAASSGARVLKTLRSWGLEIEXTFLAGAPKGPILVKIRPHIFFDDQMFHIEGAQQLGTVAAHVPYGIGQKYNKSKPKNDTVKK